The genomic region CTTTCTTTTCATCCAGGTTTGTGCCGCGGATGGTGTAATGCAGGTGAATATGCGTGAAGGCATAAGGCGGTTCTGTTTGCTGAGTCGTCTCAGCGGTGATTTCGAGCGCGCGTATCTGCTGGCGTTGCCGCTTCAGAATCATCACAACGTCATAGGCGGAACAGGAAAGCAAACTCAATACAAGCAAATCGGATGGCTTGGGGGCTTTCCATTCCACCCATTCTTCATCTTCGCGCGGCCATGAACCGGAAACAACGACATGCCCGAAACTGTCGCGTCCAATGAAGAGTTGGCTGTCGTCGCCAATCCATTTGAGTGCTACGCTACCCATTTGATGCTCCTTCTGCTTGGTTTTGATGATGGTGAAAAGATGCGTTCCAAGTATATCACACAGGCGCAAAAAACGCGCAGTGCGGAGGCAGAAACATGAAAAAACCGGGGGTTCTTCCCCCGGCAGGTGAATGTATGGCGAAAAGACTATGATGCGGCGAGCCCGAAAACCGTCAGAATGATGGAGATACCTATCCTAACGATGAACTGGACAACCCACGCCACAACAGTCGTAATGATCGCGGGCGTTGATTCAAGATTCATGCTCGCGCGGACCGCCAGATACGTGAGGTAAATCATGTAGATTTGGATGAGAAAGGTAAATAGCAGTGCCAGGCAATTGAGGAGGGGAATGCTGCCAATGATGCTATTGAATGCCAGAAGCGGAGCGCTGATGAGTGCGATCGTGTAGAAGACTTCATCTTCCGTTCCCGTGCCGCCTTGCTGTTTGCCAATCAAGTGCACCAGATAGGCGAATACATAGAACCCTGCAACGGGAATCACAAGCCCCCTGATGAGCGCACCAATAACACTCATCATGCTGGCGTTTCCCACGACGGCGAAAATGAGGGCTATGACTGCGGAGAAAGCAGCGCTCACAACAGCCGCTGCGATGACATATTGGAGCGCATCCTGTTTTGTGCCGTTGCGCTCAACACGTTCAAACGTAGCGACACTCGGACTCGTGAGAACAGCGATACTTTCATTCAACATTTCAGTGATTGGGCGGCTCATCTAGGCACCTCCTGTAAAAGGTTTGAACTTGACGGAGTGCACCGAAAGCGGGGCGGGGAAGTGTGTGCAGGTTGATTGTATCAAATACAGGTAGGGTTTGCAACCCTATATTGAATCGGCAAGAAAAAAGCCCCCTTGCGGGGGCGATGAGATTACTTGCAACGACCTACTCTTGCGCGCTTCGTCCTACATTGTTGCCAGCCAGCACGAAGAAGAGTGCCAGAAGAAGCAATGTTGTCTGAAACTCCATGCCACCCATCGGGTGTGTTTCCGAAGGGACAAACGACCATTGCCCCCAGTGGACTTTGGCAATCGCCCCAAGCATTGGCGGAATGAGCAGCAGTCCGCCGATACGTGTGACGATGTCATTTGGCAAGAAGCCGCCCACCAACACCAGCAGACCGCCCCCC from Ardenticatena maritima harbors:
- a CDS encoding OsmC family protein codes for the protein MGSVALKWIGDDSQLFIGRDSFGHVVVSGSWPREDEEWVEWKAPKPSDLLVLSLLSCSAYDVVMILKRQRQQIRALEITAETTQQTEPPYAFTHIHLHYTIRGTNLDEKKVARAIALSEEKYCSVAATIRGVTKLTHDFTIENGAE
- a CDS encoding Yip1 family protein; the encoded protein is MSRPITEMLNESIAVLTSPSVATFERVERNGTKQDALQYVIAAAVVSAAFSAVIALIFAVVGNASMMSVIGALIRGLVIPVAGFYVFAYLVHLIGKQQGGTGTEDEVFYTIALISAPLLAFNSIIGSIPLLNCLALLFTFLIQIYMIYLTYLAVRASMNLESTPAIITTVVAWVVQFIVRIGISIILTVFGLAAS
- a CDS encoding DoxX family protein; translation: MDALKRFSPYAHWLLRIALAAVFIYHGWGKITNPGGGAMMGLSSAVWLLVGLMEAGGGLLVLVGGFLPNDIVTRIGGLLLIPPMLGAIAKVHWGQWSFVPSETHPMGGMEFQTTLLLLALFFVLAGNNVGRSAQE